A genomic stretch from Shewanella woodyi ATCC 51908 includes:
- a CDS encoding pseudouridine synthase: MESKRARLDRFISQHLKINRKNVRLMLAKGQVRVDGELARDIDLIVDEFSHICVNDEVIQAKQASYIMLHKPVGVVSATVDDKHKTVIELLKCDDRNSLHIVGRLDLNTSGLLLLTNDGRWSKQLMDPEYKVGKLYRVELQNPLTVEYISAFAKGMYFEFEDITTLPAELEIVDSHTALVTLYEGRYHQIKRMFGRFRNPVVGLHRISVGQIVLDKTLASGQSRPLTPEEIKHKLT; this comes from the coding sequence ATGGAATCAAAACGTGCCCGTTTAGATAGGTTTATTAGTCAACACCTTAAGATTAACCGTAAAAATGTCCGTTTAATGTTGGCTAAAGGTCAAGTGAGAGTGGATGGGGAACTTGCTCGTGATATCGATCTAATCGTGGATGAATTTTCCCATATCTGTGTCAATGATGAAGTGATTCAAGCTAAGCAAGCTAGCTATATTATGCTGCATAAACCTGTTGGTGTTGTGAGTGCGACTGTCGATGATAAACACAAGACAGTGATAGAACTTCTAAAGTGCGATGATAGGAATAGTCTGCATATTGTTGGGAGGTTAGATCTTAATACTTCAGGTTTGTTGCTGTTAACCAATGATGGCCGCTGGTCGAAGCAGTTGATGGATCCAGAGTATAAAGTTGGAAAGCTATATCGTGTAGAGCTGCAAAACCCACTGACTGTTGAGTATATTTCAGCTTTTGCGAAGGGGATGTATTTTGAGTTTGAAGATATAACAACCTTGCCAGCTGAACTTGAAATAGTCGATAGCCACACAGCTCTAGTGACACTGTACGAGGGGCGTTATCATCAGATTAAGCGGATGTTTGGCCGTTTTCGTAATCCCGTTGTTGGTCTGCATAGAATATCTGTTGGTCAGATAGTGTTGGATAAAACGCTGGCATCGGGCCAAAGTCGACCTCTGACTCCTGAGGAAATTAAGCATAAACTAACATAA
- a CDS encoding acetate uptake transporter, whose product MSTKLANPAPLGLMGFGMTTILLNIHNAGFFPIDSMILAMGIFYGGLGQVIVGCMCFKRGDTFGTTAFTSYGLFWLTLVGLLVMPKMGLTEASPAGFMGWYLTMWGIFTAFMFVGSLRYPRAKQVVFGSLTVLFFLLAARDFTGSALIGTIAGFEGILCGASAIYFAMAQVLNAEYGRTILPIGELAVEESKTVQIETQLKAA is encoded by the coding sequence ATGTCAACTAAGCTAGCTAACCCAGCGCCATTAGGGCTGATGGGTTTCGGTATGACCACCATACTGTTAAATATCCATAATGCGGGTTTTTTCCCGATTGATTCTATGATTTTAGCCATGGGTATATTTTACGGTGGTTTAGGCCAAGTGATCGTTGGCTGTATGTGTTTCAAGCGTGGTGATACATTTGGTACCACAGCTTTCACCTCTTATGGATTATTTTGGTTAACTTTAGTTGGCTTATTGGTTATGCCAAAGATGGGTCTAACCGAAGCAAGCCCTGCAGGCTTTATGGGTTGGTACCTAACTATGTGGGGTATCTTTACTGCATTTATGTTCGTAGGTTCTTTACGTTATCCACGTGCTAAGCAGGTTGTCTTTGGCTCTCTTACCGTTTTATTCTTCCTATTAGCAGCAAGAGATTTCACCGGTAGTGCTCTGATTGGTACTATTGCTGGCTTTGAAGGCATACTCTGTGGTGCAAGTGCTATTTATTTTGCAATGGCACAAGTGTTAAATGCTGAGTATGGCCGTACTATTTTGCCAATTGGTGAGCTTGCTGTAGAAGAGAGCAAAACAGTTCAAATAGAGACTCAATTAAAAGCTGCTTAA
- a CDS encoding EAL domain-containing protein → MLGVWQSSERIFLITVKESFVALIPFIVVNSSLSLILALVDAWKPVWQQSENYIWFSQFSVNLHAFFPFLVLLSLSIHFAKYLNLSPVVLASLSIGTLISLHVHPIDTIEVFDHFSEMLTDPWAVVIPIFMAYTLKKVTFIKSLNFIKTSNLNGYLKLHLNLLAPMVISFLIVTLLILVSSFFFEFVFDFIVSHLQEAGNYGFVLFRVVTTHLLWCVGVHGDIAFHLFMGSDQGLQQVFQNLTIDQFMDIFILFGGSGGTMALIIAIFISSKDNGSLNVAKIALPFSFFNINEILIYGLPITFNPKLIIPFVLLPCMNMLLGYFAISWGLLTFNGHSVAWITPPLLNAYIASESFTVVAFQAGLIGLNVMLYLPFVRRFEVINTGNSMFENVLEHKIQLQTEFARISELNYVQKQSEELAADNKLQKTIQEVLSGELLLHYQPKICLDTDEVIGFEALLRLRVDSGKVVGPYFIKEFDDAGFANLIDNFVIKTVSEDLLKWQAEGFNPKVSINLNPNNILEKQTQNLLIDMLGSMAHNVEIELLESAFMLDLKRVEETIDLLSSYGFSFVLDDFGTGFSSLSLLSKIRVNGVKLDRSILEHTVDPKGQTLYKHTCMLCKSLGFNLIAEGVETKEEADFVKQAGVDCIQGWLYAKAMPMQEAKKYAQSIDKH, encoded by the coding sequence ATGCTGGGAGTGTGGCAGTCTTCTGAACGTATCTTTTTAATTACAGTAAAAGAGTCTTTTGTTGCTCTGATCCCATTTATTGTTGTTAATTCATCTCTCTCACTGATATTAGCACTCGTTGATGCATGGAAACCCGTGTGGCAACAAAGTGAGAATTATATTTGGTTTAGTCAGTTCAGTGTCAATCTGCATGCTTTTTTCCCATTTTTAGTGCTTTTATCTCTCTCTATTCACTTTGCTAAATACCTTAATTTATCCCCTGTAGTATTAGCCTCTCTCTCAATAGGCACCTTGATCTCTCTTCATGTTCACCCAATTGATACTATTGAAGTCTTTGATCATTTCTCTGAAATGTTAACTGATCCTTGGGCTGTCGTTATTCCCATTTTTATGGCCTATACCTTAAAGAAAGTGACTTTTATTAAATCGCTAAACTTTATTAAAACAAGTAATTTAAATGGCTACTTAAAACTGCACCTGAATCTGTTAGCTCCCATGGTGATCAGCTTTTTGATTGTCACCCTGCTTATTTTGGTTTCATCTTTCTTTTTTGAGTTTGTATTCGACTTTATTGTTTCTCACCTTCAAGAAGCAGGAAACTATGGTTTTGTGTTGTTTAGAGTGGTTACCACTCATCTACTTTGGTGCGTCGGGGTTCATGGTGATATTGCCTTTCACCTATTTATGGGAAGCGACCAAGGACTACAACAGGTTTTTCAAAACTTAACTATCGATCAATTTATGGATATTTTTATTTTGTTTGGTGGAAGCGGGGGGACAATGGCACTCATTATTGCGATATTTATCTCCTCAAAAGATAACGGGTCTTTGAATGTCGCTAAAATAGCACTACCTTTTTCATTTTTTAATATAAATGAAATCTTAATTTACGGCCTCCCTATTACGTTTAATCCTAAACTTATCATCCCATTTGTTTTACTGCCTTGTATGAATATGCTCCTTGGTTATTTTGCTATTTCATGGGGACTACTTACATTTAATGGCCACTCAGTTGCGTGGATCACTCCACCTTTATTAAATGCCTATATTGCTAGTGAAAGTTTCACCGTGGTCGCTTTTCAGGCTGGGCTGATCGGCTTAAATGTGATGCTTTACTTACCATTTGTACGACGTTTTGAAGTGATCAATACGGGCAACAGTATGTTTGAAAATGTTTTAGAACATAAAATACAGCTACAAACAGAATTTGCTCGAATATCTGAACTTAATTATGTCCAGAAACAATCGGAAGAGTTAGCCGCTGATAATAAACTACAGAAAACTATCCAAGAGGTGTTAAGCGGAGAGTTGCTCCTGCATTACCAACCCAAAATTTGTTTAGACACAGATGAGGTTATCGGTTTTGAAGCATTGTTGAGGCTTAGAGTGGACTCAGGGAAAGTTGTTGGCCCTTATTTTATCAAGGAGTTTGATGATGCTGGATTTGCCAACTTAATCGATAACTTTGTGATAAAAACGGTATCTGAAGACCTTTTAAAGTGGCAGGCGGAAGGGTTTAACCCAAAAGTGAGTATTAACTTAAATCCTAATAATATTTTAGAGAAGCAAACACAAAACTTGCTAATCGATATGCTGGGTTCCATGGCTCACAATGTTGAGATCGAACTGCTGGAATCTGCTTTTATGTTAGATCTGAAACGGGTCGAAGAGACTATTGATCTATTAAGCAGCTATGGCTTCTCCTTTGTGTTGGATGATTTTGGTACTGGCTTTTCCAGTCTTAGCTTACTCAGTAAGATTAGAGTCAATGGAGTTAAGTTAGATAGGAGTATTCTCGAGCATACGGTCGATCCTAAGGGGCAAACTCTCTATAAGCACACCTGTATGTTATGTAAAAGTTTAGGTTTTAATCTGATTGCTGAGGGGGTCGAAACCAAAGAGGAGGCCGATTTTGTCAAACAGGCTGGTGTTGATTGCATACAGGGGTGGCTATACGCAAAAGCGATGCCGATGCAGGAAGCTAAAAAGTATGCTCAATCGATAGATAAGCACTAA
- a CDS encoding MFS transporter, with translation MSDSKDAYADNDLREVKQLGMWASIASLSYIFWIVGGMELVERIAYYGVKASAGLYAKAPVSEGGLGISLSDYGVIIAIWAFMQTFIPVFTGGISDRVGYKETIFASTIIKIAGYLMMAFFPSFYGFLFGAILLAAGTGIFKPGIQGTLVLSTGRQNTSMAWGIFYQVVNIGGFLGPLVAVHMRQLSWDNVFYACAAIISLNFLFLLAYKEPGKEERLERKRKIKAGELHQEVLWKDAWHELKKPIVIYYMLVFAGFWFLFNSLFDVLPIHIAEWVDTSVIVTSLFGPEGTSNGILQFWLGLDNTGTKVMPEGMLNLNAGMIMTSCFLVAALTAKYRITTAMLGGCLMSILAFVLIGATNAAWMMVLAIAMFSFGEMMISPKKNEFMGNIAPEGKKAMYLGFVMLPQGIGWTLEGYFGPKLYEMFASKEIFSLQLLAERGMNQSEIDAIPQGEAFTTLVSYTGESAQSLTTLLYNTHDIGMAWYIIAAIGTISAVGIYLYGKWLLKLQRS, from the coding sequence ATGAGCGATTCCAAAGACGCTTACGCGGATAACGATCTGCGGGAAGTGAAGCAGTTAGGCATGTGGGCCTCGATTGCGAGCTTAAGTTATATTTTTTGGATTGTAGGCGGAATGGAGCTCGTTGAGCGTATCGCCTATTACGGAGTAAAAGCCAGTGCAGGCCTCTATGCAAAAGCCCCTGTTTCTGAGGGTGGACTCGGCATCAGCCTTAGCGATTACGGTGTCATTATCGCCATCTGGGCATTTATGCAGACATTTATCCCCGTTTTCACTGGCGGGATTTCAGATCGCGTAGGCTATAAAGAGACCATTTTCGCTTCAACTATCATCAAGATTGCCGGCTACCTCATGATGGCCTTCTTCCCTAGCTTCTATGGTTTCCTGTTTGGCGCCATATTGCTTGCTGCCGGTACAGGTATATTTAAACCTGGGATTCAGGGTACGCTAGTTCTCTCTACAGGCAGACAAAACACCTCCATGGCCTGGGGGATTTTCTATCAAGTGGTTAATATTGGCGGATTCTTAGGTCCGCTTGTTGCCGTACATATGCGTCAGCTCTCATGGGACAATGTGTTTTACGCCTGCGCCGCGATTATCTCCCTTAACTTCCTTTTTCTACTCGCTTATAAGGAGCCTGGAAAAGAGGAGCGTTTAGAGCGTAAACGTAAGATTAAAGCGGGCGAGTTACATCAAGAAGTACTTTGGAAGGATGCTTGGCACGAGCTGAAAAAACCTATCGTCATCTATTACATGTTGGTTTTTGCTGGTTTCTGGTTCCTGTTTAACTCTCTGTTTGACGTACTGCCAATCCATATTGCAGAGTGGGTCGATACTAGCGTAATCGTCACCTCATTATTTGGTCCTGAAGGCACATCAAACGGTATATTACAGTTCTGGCTTGGACTGGATAATACGGGAACTAAGGTGATGCCTGAGGGCATGCTCAACCTCAATGCGGGTATGATCATGACCAGCTGTTTCTTGGTCGCAGCGCTAACGGCCAAATACCGCATAACCACAGCCATGTTAGGTGGCTGTCTAATGAGTATCTTGGCTTTCGTGCTAATTGGTGCCACTAATGCAGCTTGGATGATGGTGTTGGCCATCGCCATGTTCTCGTTCGGTGAGATGATGATCAGCCCTAAAAAGAATGAATTTATGGGTAACATAGCACCTGAAGGTAAGAAAGCCATGTACCTAGGGTTTGTCATGCTACCACAAGGGATTGGCTGGACATTAGAGGGCTATTTTGGTCCGAAACTCTACGAGATGTTTGCATCAAAAGAGATCTTCTCTCTTCAACTGCTAGCTGAGCGTGGCATGAATCAATCCGAGATCGATGCAATTCCTCAAGGTGAAGCCTTTACCACTCTAGTCAGCTATACAGGTGAGTCAGCTCAGTCTCTAACGACCCTACTCTACAACACACATGATATCGGCATGGCTTGGTATATTATCGCTGCGATCGGCACCATCTCTGCCGTAGGTATCTACCTCTATGGTAAGTGGCTACTTAAGCTGCAAAGAAGCTAA
- a CDS encoding GNAT family N-acetyltransferase, translated as MEQVQVRKGFEISLLNEQSLEAFFNYLDEQLSESGQGEVPLFQPLSRSHTGMTDEMKLRFSQGLVTQYKEPGWRQIWVAKDCDGNIRGHIDLRGHPEDHTQHRALLGMGVHTQARRTGLGKRFIRTVEQWAIDESELVWLDLWVLSNNKPAIGLYESTGFKKLGEVEDMFRIDNESHHFTRMAKRLRG; from the coding sequence ATGGAGCAAGTACAAGTGAGGAAAGGGTTTGAGATAAGCTTGCTCAATGAGCAGAGCCTTGAAGCGTTTTTCAATTATTTGGATGAACAGTTATCAGAAAGTGGTCAGGGAGAGGTGCCTTTATTTCAGCCTCTTTCACGAAGTCATACTGGGATGACCGATGAGATGAAACTTAGGTTCTCACAAGGTCTCGTCACCCAGTACAAAGAGCCTGGTTGGCGACAGATATGGGTGGCAAAGGATTGTGATGGCAATATTCGGGGTCATATCGATCTGCGAGGGCATCCTGAGGATCATACCCAACATAGGGCATTGCTGGGGATGGGAGTGCATACTCAAGCTAGGCGGACAGGGTTAGGCAAACGTTTTATTCGAACCGTTGAGCAGTGGGCGATTGATGAGAGTGAACTTGTTTGGCTTGACCTCTGGGTATTGTCTAATAACAAACCCGCTATAGGTCTCTATGAATCGACAGGGTTTAAGAAGTTGGGTGAGGTGGAAGATATGTTCAGAATAGATAATGAGTCTCATCATTTTACCAGAATGGCAAAGAGGTTAAGAGGTTAA
- a CDS encoding ImpA family metalloprotease, with amino-acid sequence MKHKLLSTCLFISITACGGGGDADNDSSDNNGGGTPPPTLAAPDVELGQDIESWNHLPITLSAEVSLHNEGEAKYQWRIVSGPQVALSGDTSSNLVIDASSLIEDAQLKVALNVTDSAGKSSEDQLNISLKDQISAAIKLGDPKLVSGLESQLIKRSLNFIDLYRQDNAHFLQSIYQGNSIRYDSGQHSQMIRLNQAAHYYPQSKSFELIRGNGGRIFAAASDKNGQRNAAFGTDIISSMQQGNNLDYQENFKGLLAWLLDKELAQAQTQEVRLFLMGGSTVSRITAWIATQYSNWNVTLCDDKAAQSSCLNQADLIITGSNGDLSERDVSTLLTSAQQQKTPLLYMHLHSWNSVPLTQTVLGMMDFSMQGPGGPGNFFSPDKADWSSYQAMLTAKPSLTDEALWLTLLKEQSPDFTLANCATSCDASLNELYKPALNNIRAQLQSFDSQHLDMFKQESHQLYKYITLLGDSYRSQLSYPMDVATSDTMDYLQAMFADNTVYNYREINPAPADLGNFSRTDFSHITPTDKSVSITSKQGFRSAGVYALPGQTVTVSRNDSSDVKTWVFINTQRSASTHEYATNGYNRPKYLQSTHVEIKPGETIKFTSPYGGPMQVKFDKGDLATQFTFSSVGLHPYWRNGMDGAQFMQQLNDSEFDWAELATEHFEVHSRLDKMKTTMSHEPLWDTPEKMGQAIMTHVHNYPHLLAGFKGPYIDSVSEITDFAIAQGWELDNLDTVKHMNADQATCGAGCSGNPYDANWSFSPTGHGDIHELGHGLEKGKLRFDGHEGHASTNPYSYYTKSRGFKESGKLPSCQGLSIKDEFEVLQASMKQADPFNYMQEAKLTSWSNGMATMLQMMVAAQKNGALEDGWHLLARLHILLREFERAKTSEALWLQKRAQLGFSQFSLDAAKGISNNDFLMVAMSYSTQLDYREVYQMWGLATSQAAKDQVAGFNFSMIAKQVYVYNPGDYCLGLDLQSVPVDGNQVWPLD; translated from the coding sequence ATGAAGCATAAGCTGCTCTCAACCTGTTTATTTATTAGCATAACGGCATGTGGTGGAGGCGGTGACGCCGACAATGACTCAAGTGATAACAATGGTGGCGGCACTCCTCCCCCTACTTTAGCAGCCCCCGATGTTGAACTGGGCCAAGATATTGAGAGCTGGAATCATCTTCCTATTACGCTGTCCGCCGAGGTCAGCTTGCATAATGAAGGCGAAGCCAAATACCAATGGCGAATAGTCAGCGGTCCACAGGTCGCTCTCAGCGGCGACACCAGCTCAAATCTCGTCATCGATGCATCCTCACTTATCGAAGATGCTCAGCTTAAGGTGGCACTGAATGTCACTGACAGTGCAGGTAAGAGCAGCGAAGATCAGCTCAATATCTCACTCAAAGATCAGATCAGTGCAGCCATCAAGCTTGGCGATCCTAAACTAGTGTCAGGACTCGAATCGCAGCTTATCAAGCGCTCACTTAATTTTATCGATCTGTATCGTCAAGATAATGCCCACTTTTTACAGAGCATCTATCAAGGTAACAGTATCCGATATGACTCTGGGCAGCATTCGCAGATGATCCGTCTCAATCAAGCTGCACACTACTACCCTCAAAGCAAAAGTTTTGAGCTTATTAGAGGTAATGGTGGAAGAATTTTTGCTGCTGCCAGCGATAAAAACGGTCAACGAAACGCCGCCTTTGGTACCGATATTATCTCGAGTATGCAGCAAGGGAACAATCTAGATTATCAAGAGAACTTCAAAGGGCTACTTGCTTGGTTACTTGATAAGGAGCTTGCTCAAGCACAAACGCAAGAGGTGCGTCTGTTCCTAATGGGCGGCAGCACAGTTTCACGGATCACGGCTTGGATTGCGACTCAATATTCAAACTGGAACGTCACTCTCTGTGACGATAAAGCGGCTCAATCGAGCTGTCTAAATCAGGCAGATCTGATTATCACTGGCTCAAATGGCGATCTGAGTGAGCGAGATGTTAGTACACTACTGACCTCAGCCCAGCAGCAAAAGACACCACTACTCTATATGCACCTGCATAGCTGGAACAGCGTACCACTGACCCAAACAGTGCTAGGTATGATGGATTTCTCCATGCAAGGCCCTGGTGGACCTGGAAACTTTTTCTCTCCCGACAAAGCCGATTGGTCAAGTTATCAAGCAATGCTCACCGCTAAACCATCTCTCACCGATGAGGCTTTGTGGCTAACCCTTTTAAAGGAGCAATCACCAGACTTTACCTTAGCAAACTGTGCCACCAGCTGTGATGCCAGTCTTAACGAACTGTACAAACCCGCACTCAATAACATCAGGGCTCAGCTTCAATCCTTCGATAGCCAACATCTGGATATGTTTAAGCAAGAGAGTCACCAACTCTACAAATATATCACCCTACTTGGTGACAGCTACCGCAGCCAGTTAAGCTACCCTATGGATGTCGCAACAAGCGATACAATGGATTATCTTCAAGCTATGTTTGCCGACAACACTGTCTACAACTATCGCGAGATAAATCCAGCTCCTGCTGACTTAGGTAACTTTAGTCGCACCGACTTCTCCCATATTACGCCAACAGACAAATCTGTCAGCATCACCAGTAAACAGGGATTTCGCTCTGCAGGTGTTTATGCCTTGCCAGGTCAAACGGTAACAGTCTCAAGAAACGATAGCAGTGATGTAAAAACTTGGGTATTTATCAACACCCAAAGATCTGCTTCAACCCATGAGTATGCAACAAATGGCTATAATCGCCCTAAATACCTGCAATCCACCCATGTGGAGATAAAGCCAGGTGAAACAATAAAGTTTACCTCGCCCTATGGCGGCCCCATGCAGGTGAAGTTTGATAAAGGCGATTTGGCCACTCAGTTTACCTTTAGCAGTGTTGGATTACACCCTTACTGGCGTAACGGTATGGACGGCGCCCAATTTATGCAGCAACTCAACGATTCAGAGTTTGACTGGGCGGAGCTTGCCACTGAACATTTCGAAGTTCACTCACGCCTTGATAAGATGAAGACCACCATGTCCCATGAGCCGCTTTGGGATACACCAGAGAAGATGGGGCAAGCCATTATGACCCATGTTCATAACTACCCGCACCTATTAGCGGGTTTCAAAGGCCCCTACATTGACTCTGTTAGCGAGATAACCGACTTCGCAATAGCACAAGGTTGGGAGCTTGATAATCTCGATACGGTAAAACATATGAATGCGGATCAAGCCACATGTGGAGCCGGCTGCTCAGGTAATCCCTATGACGCAAACTGGTCATTCAGCCCAACAGGACACGGTGATATTCATGAGCTTGGCCACGGTTTAGAGAAGGGGAAACTCAGATTTGATGGTCATGAGGGACACGCCTCGACCAACCCATACTCCTACTACACCAAATCTCGTGGTTTTAAAGAGAGTGGTAAACTTCCCTCATGTCAGGGCTTATCTATTAAGGATGAATTTGAGGTGTTACAGGCCAGCATGAAACAAGCCGACCCGTTTAACTATATGCAAGAGGCTAAACTCACCAGCTGGTCTAATGGCATGGCGACTATGTTACAGATGATGGTCGCCGCACAGAAAAATGGGGCGCTGGAGGATGGATGGCACCTACTCGCCCGTTTGCATATCTTGTTACGTGAATTTGAGCGCGCCAAAACTTCAGAAGCACTCTGGCTACAAAAGCGAGCACAACTGGGCTTTAGTCAATTTAGTTTGGATGCTGCAAAAGGGATCTCAAATAATGATTTCTTAATGGTGGCAATGAGCTACTCAACTCAGCTCGATTACCGTGAGGTCTATCAGATGTGGGGACTCGCGACCAGTCAAGCAGCTAAAGATCAAGTTGCAGGGTTTAACTTCAGCATGATCGCCAAACAGGTTTATGTTTATAACCCAGGTGACTACTGCTTAGGGTTAGATCTGCAATCTGTGCCTGTCGATGGCAATCAGGTATGGCCGCTAGATTAG
- a CDS encoding sensor domain-containing diguanylate cyclase — MFTDLKITHKFPVVMICFALLSALITAFIAFTIAKNEMTNSAEDKLSSLLESRASSLNTYFSVIEKDLYFHAQSPLVISAIKEFSQAWLAMESEQTRQLQDTYIHMNPFSNEQKSALHRADNASLYDKYHSEYHPAFRNLVSTREFHDLFLFNTQGDLIYSVKKEEDFATNLLTGPWRETHLSHLIKELNAQPKISQHLFADFSPYEPSHQAPASFIASPVFDSNRRYIGIIAFQMPLAPLNRVMQVTAGMGESGETYLVGPDLLMRSDSRFFQGRSILQTQVDTPSVHRALAGESGSARIEDYRGISVFSAFAPVDFLGTRWAIVAEIDTNEILSPVYTMSHFLILSGVIIAIVIFFLGYLLAADISLPIVAMTHMMTRLSRNELNINISVSERKDEVGKMAKAMEVFKNNAIERDQLQKKLNHMAHHDTLTGLPTREYAGQQMKEYLKAGLKKGNKLVVMFADLDNFKSINDTLGHQAGDQLLKEVAVRLSEAVREDDIIARVGGDEFVIILPYVNDLSVIEHIANKMIDSLAINFLLQEQFCQIGLSLGIAVAPDDGLDGTALINKADKAMYQAKQRGKNNFVFASELKDQCQTG; from the coding sequence ATGTTCACAGATTTAAAGATCACCCATAAATTTCCTGTTGTTATGATCTGTTTTGCGCTGCTTTCAGCATTAATCACAGCCTTTATCGCCTTTACCATCGCCAAGAATGAGATGACTAACTCGGCAGAAGACAAACTGAGCTCGCTGTTAGAGTCTAGAGCCTCATCGCTAAATACCTACTTCTCTGTTATCGAAAAAGACCTCTACTTCCACGCTCAAAGTCCCCTTGTTATCTCAGCTATCAAAGAGTTTTCTCAAGCTTGGCTTGCCATGGAGAGCGAGCAAACGAGGCAACTTCAAGATACCTATATTCACATGAACCCCTTCTCGAATGAACAGAAAAGCGCACTGCACCGAGCCGATAACGCTTCGCTCTATGACAAGTACCATAGCGAGTATCACCCAGCATTTAGAAACCTAGTTTCAACTCGGGAGTTTCACGATCTCTTTCTGTTTAATACCCAAGGAGATCTTATCTATAGTGTCAAAAAAGAGGAGGACTTTGCGACCAACCTACTGACAGGTCCTTGGCGGGAAACTCACTTAAGTCACTTAATCAAGGAGCTCAACGCACAACCAAAGATAAGTCAGCACCTTTTTGCAGATTTTTCCCCTTATGAACCAAGTCATCAAGCTCCAGCCAGCTTTATCGCATCACCGGTATTTGATAGTAACCGCCGCTATATCGGCATCATCGCATTTCAGATGCCCCTCGCCCCACTGAACCGAGTCATGCAGGTAACTGCTGGTATGGGAGAGAGCGGTGAGACCTATCTTGTGGGCCCAGATCTCTTGATGCGCAGCGACTCTCGCTTCTTTCAAGGCCGAAGTATACTCCAAACTCAGGTCGACACCCCCTCGGTTCATCGTGCCCTTGCCGGAGAGTCCGGCAGTGCTCGAATAGAGGATTACCGTGGTATCTCTGTATTTTCAGCGTTTGCACCTGTCGACTTTCTGGGAACCAGATGGGCCATTGTCGCCGAGATAGACACTAATGAGATCTTATCTCCTGTCTATACCATGAGCCACTTTCTTATCTTAAGTGGCGTCATTATTGCCATCGTTATCTTCTTTCTCGGTTATCTGTTGGCGGCCGACATCTCACTGCCTATCGTCGCCATGACACATATGATGACCCGCCTGTCTCGTAATGAGCTCAATATCAATATCTCAGTCTCCGAGCGCAAAGATGAAGTGGGTAAGATGGCCAAAGCGATGGAAGTGTTTAAAAACAATGCTATAGAGCGAGATCAACTTCAGAAAAAGCTCAACCATATGGCCCACCATGACACCTTAACGGGTCTACCAACCCGCGAGTATGCAGGTCAACAGATGAAGGAGTACTTAAAAGCAGGACTTAAGAAAGGCAACAAGCTGGTGGTGATGTTTGCCGATCTAGATAACTTCAAGAGCATCAATGACACCTTAGGTCATCAAGCTGGAGATCAACTCTTAAAGGAGGTCGCAGTAAGGCTCTCCGAGGCAGTAAGGGAGGATGACATTATAGCCAGAGTCGGCGGAGATGAGTTTGTCATCATACTCCCCTATGTTAACGATCTCAGTGTCATCGAGCATATCGCAAACAAGATGATCGACTCGCTAGCCATTAACTTCTTACTTCAGGAGCAGTTCTGCCAAATTGGCCTCAGCTTAGGTATAGCTGTTGCCCCTGATGACGGGCTTGACGGCACAGCTTTGATTAATAAAGCTGATAAGGCTATGTATCAAGCAAAACAGAGAGGAAAGAATAACTTCGTCTTCGCCAGTGAGCTTAAAGACCAGTGTCAAACAGGCTAA
- the amrA gene encoding AmmeMemoRadiSam system protein A produces MPVSPSIELTFEEKSQLLRLSRDTLQQHFAPQTNPAASTDLVHELDLRASSILNKTLGCFVTLTLQGELRGCIGHIETPQRLHQTIPTLTLRSALHDPRFSPLTTELLELITIELSILSPLRSLTVNCREDLHHYLAQNRVGIVLTEDNKRGVFLPQVWQKMPTPKHFIDALLIKGHWPKNYWSEKIKIAQFSVCHFGGNSEL; encoded by the coding sequence ATGCCAGTTTCGCCCTCTATTGAGCTCACCTTTGAGGAAAAATCTCAGTTACTGAGACTTTCAAGGGACACCTTGCAGCAACACTTTGCCCCTCAAACAAACCCAGCAGCTAGCACAGACTTAGTTCATGAGTTAGATCTTCGCGCCAGCTCAATACTAAATAAAACCTTAGGCTGTTTCGTCACCTTAACTTTGCAAGGAGAGTTACGCGGCTGCATAGGCCATATTGAAACGCCACAAAGACTCCATCAAACCATCCCCACATTAACACTACGAAGTGCCCTTCATGATCCCCGTTTCTCACCTTTAACAACAGAGCTGTTAGAGCTGATCACCATAGAGCTTTCTATACTCTCGCCTTTACGCTCTTTAACGGTCAACTGCAGAGAAGATCTGCACCATTACTTAGCACAAAACAGAGTCGGTATCGTACTCACTGAAGACAATAAACGAGGCGTATTCTTGCCACAAGTTTGGCAAAAAATGCCCACCCCTAAACATTTTATAGACGCCCTGCTTATTAAGGGACATTGGCCGAAAAACTACTGGTCCGAAAAGATAAAAATTGCCCAGTTCAGTGTCTGTCACTTCGGTGGAAATAGCGAGCTGTGA